GTTTACGTGTTATATTCCTCTCACTATCGTTACTCTTAGTCTCCGTTGACCTCCATGACCTTCTCGGCCAGAAGCTCCTGAAAGGCGGAGAGCTGCTTCATCTGCTCCGTCTGCATGGAGTGCCTCCTTATAAGCTTCTTCTTCATCTTGAAGTCCAAAATGCGCTTTGGTGACGTGGGTGCTACAGGCAGGAGGATCTTGTTGCCGGAGTGCACTGGCGAGGAGGGCTTGCCGTTGGTCCGGATGTCTGGGATGGGCCGTTGCGGGTTGACGTTGAGCGGGGGGAGGAACCCGGGCCGGGTGTGCGAGATGTGGTCCAACAGGAGCGTCCCCGAGCCCCTGCGCTCCAGCAAGCCTGGGGGTCTCCTTCTCATGGTGATGGGGGACACCGAGTTTGGGATGCTCTCCAGGGACTCCCGAGAGGAGCTCGTGAGCAGGGACAGAGGGGAGGCGTTGTACTTGCGTCGCTCCACCGAGACGCGGCCTGAATCCGGAGACCCGGGGATGGACTCGGGGCACAGGTGCGTGTCCGACTCGTAGTGCTCCATACGGGTGAGTTTAGGGTGCGGCAGAGCGCGGGACTGATTCGCGTTCTCCTGCGATTCGGGAGCCGTGTTCCTGCGATACAGCGACTGATGCTGCTGCACCTTGTCGGCCCAGGAGGAGCCGCAGAGCGCCGCGCAGTCCTCCGAGCAGGAGCGGTCGATCACCTTGGGCGAGCAGGGGTCGTGTGTTTCGATGCTGTGCCTGCGTGAGAGCAGTGGTCTGCCCGGACCGGAGATGGACAGTCCGTTCATCTCGGACACCACCTTCTCCTCTTCCGCTAGGCTCGTCTCTGCCAGCTGTCCTCTCTCAGCCAGGACGCTGGGTGCCACCAGACCCCAGGGTTCCGAGTTTAATCGTTTCAGGAGCTTGCGCGGAGGTGGCCTCTTCTCGCCGGGCGGCCTGTTGGAGGGCAGAGGAAGGGCGGAGGTCAGAGCGAAGCTAAAAATGCCTTCTTCCTCCTCTCCGGCGGGCGAGTTGGAGGTTCGGATTTCGACCTCCGATGGAGACATGCAGGCGGGCGAGATTTTGTCCACCACGCCGGGCGAGGGCGGAGAGTTCAGGTACTGCTTGGTCTTCTTGGTGCCCGAGGGTGAGGTGTCGGTTGTTATAATGATGACCTCTTTGCCTTTGGCTTTACAGGCGTCTAGGAGGACCTGCAAGGTTTCTCGGTCACCTCGGTTGATGGCGTGCATCAAAGCCGAGGACCCGGAGTAGTCCTTAAGACTCGGATCGGCTCCGTTCTCCAGCAGGAGCGCCACCACGTCTTTGCCGGCGCGCTCGGCGCACGCGTGCATCAGCGCGGTCCGACCCGATTTGTCAGGGATGTTCGGGTCGGCGCCCTTCTCCAGAAGGTAGCGTACCATCTTGAGACGGGTCGGCGCGTCTTCGCATTCGGCCAGGCAGGCGGCGATGATGGGCGTCTCGCCACGCTCGTTGCCCTCGTTGATGTACGCGCCGCCCTCCAGCAGCAGGCGAGCCAGGCGAAGCTTGCCCTGGAAGACGGCCTTCAGCAGGGCGTTCCCTTCCGTCCGCAGAGCTCCTCCGTCACCCATGGTGCCCCCCGCTGGTACTGTGGTCCGGCTTCTCAAGACCGCCTGCACATATTCAGCTGGATTGTTGACGACCTGTAGAGAGAATAAGAAATGGATTAGGGTCGGTACGCTgtgcccctttcaccctgtggCTTTTAAGGTCTTTGGTCTCCAAGTTCCTGGTGCCATGGAAAGAGGCCAAGGTCTCATGGGCTTATTTTTGGGATATGAACTTTGCACTCTGAGTGTGTGATATTGATGAGTACAGATGAGCACGGGAGTTAATTTTTTAACACTAATCCAACCGAATATCCTAGTGCCCAGAATACCCTacttcccaggtggggcagcaAGATATacccgaatctcagctctgctagcggtcaactgggcgccccctagcaggcagaCCGGGTGCCTATATGCATTTATTGATAATGTCATAAATGCACCTGCACAttaagacgggggataacggagatcggtGCTCGGCTCTCTGTGcgctatacggatctccatataacCCTTGTacgtacaggtgaaaagaagcggtctgaaGGGGCGTGTATTAGCAGTAGAGGCGGAAATACAGATTGGGTAACTGGATAAGAATAGATTTGGAGGAAAAGCtattgtgccgcttctcatgtgaatgcgccggtactgaaccgaagatcaagcatctctatgattaggaagcataaggaaataataaagaagtgcagcttttattgtatttttattgatttttaactgtttataattatatttcagtgtgtttaaattatatttgtgttattttcagtgtataagtgtcaaaaacaacctcatcaTTTTACatcagactaaaatatctgcagctccacgggtccatggatgcattaacaggtttcccaaacatccttatgtgaaaaaataccttaaaactcaacgtcttttaaactcgacgccactcccgaGAACCAAgacgtcgagttttaaggtaccgctgtatataaTAAGAGAAAAGAGCAGTCACGTCCAGCCTGCAGGATCTACTGGGAGACGGACTCGTTGTGATTCAGGTTTGTGCTCCGCATTAATGCGCGGCATTAGAAGACAATGCACCGACAGCTGTCTGTGGCCGCGGGGCGAGTCCGAGCGCCGGTCGCAATGATCAAAGAGATAAATGCGCCGCTCGCAAAACAGCGCCGAGCTCCGAGAGTCCGGCGTGAATCTACTCCTGCCTGAGAGAAAGCAGGAAGAGGTGCTCGATGCACACGGACGGGCTTGATGTGCTAATTAGGACGACGTTACTACAACAGCgcggcagtgtgtgtgtgtggggggggttaCGGTAAACAGGCACACTGTGTTCCAGTGTGAATTAGAAGCTGATTTCTAGTTCAGTGCAGCCAAACGCGGTTCCTGGTACATTTATAGAGGACGTGTGGAGAACGTACAGCTTCCTGTCACAGGGACATCACCCGAGGACAGGAGAGCGAGAGGAGAAAGTCGAAAATTGGAAACCCTGTGTGTCATTTCGTCGTGACTTGTCACCGCGTGTTGGTGCGAATGTACACTTCTAATCCTGGTGTAGAGAGAGGAAGCGGACGAACGTATAAATGATCTGACGCCTGTCCACTGCAGTGCTCATGAAAAACGTATCTTTCTGGGAATTGAGTCAGATTTACAGATTTGGAGTCAAACACTGAGACACGATCCCCACAAACCTAAAAGAAAGGAAATAGAACCCGTTCGCAGATCTTTAATCAAGGTAGAACGATACTGTGGCTAAAGAACACATGCAATTAATCCTTCCTACCCCACCTGTCAAAAGAGCCAAAAGAGGGGTAGAAGGCACAGGTGAGTGTCAACTATGAGAAGTTAACATGCTTCTGCGCCTCTTTGCCCCCAAGTGCGAGCTAAACTAGGCTGGGCAGAGGAGCATGACTCTTCATGTGGAGTAGCCAATGACGtgaccacaataataataacaataataataataataatagtaataatgataatgatgatggtgcgcagtgtctctcggtgtatgaactcggctcgtgcaggtgaaaaatgcaggctgtactgattgcgtaccggagggggcacaagtcagttgagaggcgtcctcagtcggcggcgaagggtcgaatcagtatagaggacacaatcagggtaattggacacgactagattaggggataaaaattgggggataaaaattgggggaaaaaatagataattaaaaataaataaataataataataataatgacaataataataataataataatgttaaaaatgataataataataataataataatgataataataatgttaataatagtaataatgatgataaaataataataataatgtaatgtaataattataaaaacaataacagtggtaataataataatattcatgatgattaaataataataataataataataataataataataataataaaaaataataataataattattattattatgattataataataataataataatgattataataataataataatgataatgataataataataataataataataataataataataataataataataaaaatgataataataataataataataataataataataatgtgttgtTAGGATAGCAGACAGATTGTAAAAGGCTTCTCTGTGATCAGATCATCGTTTTCATCCCTCAAATTCTGAGCGTTTTAATTAGACGTAATAAGAAATCTCTCTGCTGGAGATCAGCGCTCCAACTGCTGCAGAAAAAAACGCCTCTGTCTGCTTCTGACTGATGTCAAACAGCTTACtgcttaccacacacacacacacacacacacacacacacacacatacacacacatgggtCAGACAGGGACCGGGGGTCGGGGAGCTGAACGGTGACAGTACAGCGGCTTCTGGCTACAGTTTGATTTACTCCACTTAAACTGACTCACACACACGGTCTAGCTGTACGATGGGCacttacactgtgtgtgtgtgtgtgtgtgtgtgtgtgtgtgtgtgtgtgttagcagtgcAGAGGATCAGCGGATCTGCTGGATGGAGTTATTACTGCTGAGAACACGGCTTTCTGATTGCTCTGACTCTCAATCTAAGCACATTTACTGGAGGAGAGAGAAAGCGCCTCGCTCTCagagtaaataaaagacaacaGCGGCTCTAAATAAAGCTAACGGGGCGCTGGACCCAATTCCATCGCTTTGGAGTGGAAGGTGCTTCACTATTATAAAGCATTTGATTTATTAGAATGAACCAGTTCTGTCTAACTAACGTACAGTAGTTCTAATAAAGCTAAGCTAAACACAACAGGGTTTAGTGATGCTGATTTATAGTCTGGTTAAagcacattcatttattttatatactattAAAATTAGTAGTTACCTTAAATAATTTGTGTTAGATATCTGACCTTTGCTACGTCGCTCGTACCTGCAGATTTAAGAACAGTTTCCTCCACTGGTCTATAAGGACCTTAAACAACTAACATCCAAACATCAAAACCGCTCGTGGAATCTTTTATTAACTACGAGCAACTCAAATGTGCACTATTACATCTGAGCTAGTGTGGAATTGTGTAGAATCGCTcctcatgtttgtttttatgttatgtttaattttatctgtttattttaaatgtttgtttgtacgCAACTAGGTTTTAGCCTCTGCAGTTTCATTACATGAATCAAATAAAGACAATAAAGCCACAATCTGACttacatcagaatcagaatttgAATTGGATTCAGAATCAAAGTTTGAATTAGAATTGGAATCAGAATTTGAATTGAAATCAGAATCGAAATCAGAATCGGAATTAGAATGGGAATCAGAATGGGAACATAATTGGAATTTGAATTAGAATCGGAATTTGATTCAGAATCGGAATTGTAATTAAAATCAGAATTGGAATCAAAATCAGAATAGGAATCAGTATTGGAATCAGAATTGGAATTAGAATTGGAATcgaaattaaaattataattggAATCACAATGGGAACAGAATTGAAATtagaattagaatcagaattTGATTCAGCATCGGAATTGTAATTAGAATCAGAAttggaatcagaatcagaattagaaTTGTAATCAGAATTGAAATCAGAATAGGAATCAGTATTGGAATCAGAATCGGAATTTGAATCAGAATCAAAATCGGAATCAAAAttggaatcagaatcagaattagaattgaatctaaatctaaatctaaatcaGAATTGAAATCAGAATCAAAgtttgaatcagaatcagaatttaAATCAGAATTGGAATCAGAACCAGAATCAAAATCAAGAttggaatcagaatcagaatcagaatggGAAGTGGAATCAGAATTTGAATCAGAATTTGAATCAGAATTGGAAgtgaaatcagaatcagaatggGAATCAGAACTGGGTGCGATTGTTTTGGGTTGTAACATGAAACGTGGTTAAGCAGCTTCAGTACTGAGTCGTATTGATTTTCTTTTCTTGATTTGCTGgaatttaattataaaaaaaaaaatcattataaatatttaaaaaaagatctaACTTTACCCTGGTAACCCCAAATCACCTTCTCTCCTTTATTCTTTCTCGAGCTCGTCTGCGAGTTTATTTGACCGCTTGCAGCAAACAAGGCCTGGATTTTTGGAGAAAGGGGGGTTGACGGTACGTGTTGCTGTATTCAGAACTGACCAGAGCTCTGAGGATCTCTTGCCGGCCTTCTGGACTCATTAGATCTTCCTCAGAGCTTCATACATATGCATCAGAGAGCAGCGTCCACTTCTCCCACTGCTGCAGCCACGTCTGATGCTCTATTATACACCGAGCCCGGAGCGACGGGAGGCTTAACGTGACTGGTGTGGACGCCGCCGATCTGACCCGCCGCCTCCTGGCCCTTTGATTCAGTCCTGCTGGATGAAGCCTTTCATCAGTCATAATGCGGGTTTGAGAGGAAGCGCCGGTGCTGCAGCAGTGGGGTTAAGTATATAAAGGCTTTATAGAGAGATCATCCCGCTCTCCATCAATCCTGATCATCCCGCTCTCCATCAATGCTGATCACCCCGCTCTCCATCAATCCCGATGTGAAACCTTGCTGCCCTCCTAGTGACCCTTCCATAAATCCAATAAACACCTGTCACCTCTGTTCTCAAAGCAGGTCTTGACAgaatgcaccagcgcattcaatcattcattgtctgttttaccagggtcatggtgggtctgattcactgggagaaaggctggaaacacatcggacaggacacacacacacttagggcaattttttaTAGGTCCAACTGGCCTGAATCTaggtctttggactgggaggaaaccggagcacctggaggaaacccacgactAACTGACTGAACTTTAGACAACATTACTGACACGCTCtatgttttattttctattgCATTAGAACTTTATCAACCGTGAAACACTTGGCGCAagacaggaacaccctggacagagcatAGATTCATCACAAAGcagattgtgtctgtgtggacactGTCTGTGGACACTGTGTGgacactgtgtctgtgtgtctgtgtggacactgtgtctgtgtgtctgtgtggacactgtgtctgtgtgtctgtgtggacactgtgtctgtgtgtctgtgtggatacTGGCCAATagaactgctgagattcaaacccagatctcggGAGTGGTGGGTTAGAGCAAACCTGAGCACAAACCTGAGCGCCTTCTATTAGTACTTATCTatttaaatattcattcattcaatcaatcattcattgtctgttttaccaccactttatcctggtcagggtcgcggtgggtcccaTTCACAGGGcggaaggcaggaaacaccccaggtAGATCGCCAGtacatcacaggacacacacacacacacaaacacacacacacatacacacctagggcaatttaggAGCCCcaaactgtggaaggaaacccacacagacaaggggagaacatgcaaactccacacagaaaggacccggaccgttccaccCGGGAATTAAACCCATGACCTTTTTGAtatgaagcaacagtgctacccaccgagcaccCTTAAAGAGATACACACTGGACAGAGCAGAtcatcacacacttacacacacacgcagtcaCTTCCCCACACATTCGGTGCATCCAATCCACCTTTAGcttgttttttagtttttttgggaTGGGGGTGTGGTATAAGGAACCAGAGAACCGGGAAGGGGGGGGGACAGAACTCACATCCCTGGTACGACAGAGCTGCACCACCACGCAACCCATCCGTGTTAAATGCTTCAGCAAAAACAGCTCCTTGTAAGTGATGTTATCTGTCGCCATGGTTACAAGGGTTATTTAAGTTTGCTTTCAAAGGATAAGCATGTCGCACTTCGCTCGCTGAAAGGCTGGACGAACGCCGCCGGTTTCTGCTGGCTGCGAGTGGGGTTTGATCATTCGTGTGTGGTTTATTCATTATAAGCCACTTCGTCCTGGTCGGGATCGAGGTGGGCACCAGTTACGACGTCCACAAGATCACGTGCAAGGAAAAAGCAAAGGCGAACTGAGCTGAAATCCGATTTAACTGAACATGGTAATCAAATGAAGCAGCGAGTAATAAGCAGCCTAATTAATAAAAGCAAAGTATCAAATAAACACATGAAAAACGTCCGCAAGCCGCAATAGAGAcagtggacagaacagggacagTGCAGAACTAAGAACTGGATGTTATTATATAGCAGGCTAGTTTGACAGGGAACTGTCAGAACCAGTCGGCTCGCCTGTGAATGAACAGAACCCCTGCCCTACCACAGGCGCCTCAGGCACATGAAGTGGTTTCACGGGTGGTTCTGCTTCGGAAAAGGGACGTCACACCAGCACAGGGGCAAGCACATCTACCACTGTGTCTCCCTCGCAAAACCTAAAATGGCACAAGCTGGGGTAGGTCCCAGAAACCCTCTAAAATAGCTGACATCCCACGTCCGAGGAAAACCGGACCTGATTGAGTGTTCTGGCATCACAGCATCAACTATGGAGCTGGCGAGAATAAAAGAGAGGAGCCGTGATATATAAcgaaacttccacctggagcgtgTTGATGCACATAAGGCGCAGGTGATCACATGCAACTGAGCCTCAGTGCCCCATCTGCTGGTCAAGC
This DNA window, taken from Trichomycterus rosablanca isolate fTriRos1 chromosome 3, fTriRos1.hap1, whole genome shotgun sequence, encodes the following:
- the LOC134310764 gene encoding ankyrin repeat domain-containing protein 34A — its product is MGDGGALRTEGNALLKAVFQGKLRLARLLLEGGAYINEGNERGETPIIAACLAECEDAPTRLKMVRYLLEKGADPNIPDKSGRTALMHACAERAGKDVVALLLENGADPSLKDYSGSSALMHAINRGDRETLQVLLDACKAKGKEVIIITTDTSPSGTKKTKQYLNSPPSPGVVDKISPACMSPSEVEIRTSNSPAGEEEEGIFSFALTSALPLPSNRPPGEKRPPPRKLLKRLNSEPWGLVAPSVLAERGQLAETSLAEEEKVVSEMNGLSISGPGRPLLSRRHSIETHDPCSPKVIDRSCSEDCAALCGSSWADKVQQHQSLYRRNTAPESQENANQSRALPHPKLTRMEHYESDTHLCPESIPGSPDSGRVSVERRKYNASPLSLLTSSSRESLESIPNSVSPITMRRRPPGLLERRGSGTLLLDHISHTRPGFLPPLNVNPQRPIPDIRTNGKPSSPVHSGNKILLPVAPTSPKRILDFKMKKKLIRRHSMQTEQMKQLSAFQELLAEKVMEVNGD